Part of the Planococcus plakortidis genome is shown below.
TGCGATGCCGTCGATCTTTTCAGGCTTGAAAATTGCGGCGACCTATAGCGTCATGGGCGCTGTCATTTCTGAATGGCTCGGGGCGCAGGAAGGCATCGGCGTCTATATGACGCTCGCTTCTTCTTCGTTCAAGACGACGCAAGTATTTGTCGCGATCCTGTTGATCATGTGTTTGAGCATGCTATTTTTTGCGGCGATCGTGTTACTCGAAAAGCGGGTCATCCGCTGGAAAACGAGCGGAGGAGGAAATTCGAATGGCTGAATTGGCGATTGAACAATTGACGAAAATCTTTGACGGGACCGAAGTGCTGAAGGAGTTATCATTGAATATAGCAGAAGATGAATTTGTTGCCGTGCTCGGCCCTTCCGGCAGCGGCAAAAGCACCTTGTTCCATTTGATTGGCGGGCTCTATGAACCGGATGCAGGAGCGATCTTGTTGGACGGCGAGAACATCAACGGCCAAAAAGGATCTGTCAGCTATATGCCGCAAAGCCCATCCCTATTGCCTTGGCGCACCGTACTGGACAATGTTTTGTTAGGAGCTGAAATCGCCGGGCATAAAGATCGTCAAGCAGCCATTCAAATGATGGGAAAAGCAGGACTTTCGGGATACGAACAATCCTATCCGCATCAATTGTCGGGCGGCATGAAGCAGCGCGCCGCCTTTATCCGGAGCCTCTTGAGCCCACAGCCGCTTATCTTGCTAGACGAACCGTTTTCCGCGCTGGACGAATTCACCCGTTCGGAGATGCAAAAATGGCTGCTGGATATCTGGCAGCACGATAAACGATCGATTCTTTTCGTCACCCATAATATTGATGAAGCTTTGTTTCTCGCAGACCGCATCCTCGTGCTGTCGGAAAAACCGGCACAAGTCGTCACCGAATTCAAGGTGGAATTCGAACGGCCGAGGGCAGAAGCACTCACTTTAAGCGAAGAGTTTCTTCAATATAAGAAGGACATATACAAAGTATTGAAGAAAAGGACAATGGAAGAAACAATGGGATCATAGCAAGAGCCAGAGGGAGGGGCAGCGATGGACACGTGGTTTGGCCCGAGATCCGATTATCCGTTCGAACTTTTTTCCGTTAGTCATTTGGCTGTATTGGGAATCGCCTTCTTAGGCTTTCTTTGCTTGGTTCTCCTGAAAGACAACCTATCCACCAAAGACGCTTTATTCCAACAATTGCGCTGGCTATTATTTGCTGCGTTGCTAATCTCTGAAGTGTCATATCAATATTGGGCCATCAGCCACGATTATTGGAGTTTCAACCGCTATATGCCACTCCACCTATGCGGTGTGGCTTCTATCACTGCCATGCTCGGCTTAGTGACTTTACATCCATTTTGGATCCGCGTGTCGTTTTTCATCGGCATCGTCCCGGCGGCTCTTGCCTTGGTGACGCCCGATATGCCATACGATTACCAACATTACCGGTTCTGGAAGTTTTTTGTCCACCATACGGCCATCGCCTGGGCCTGTTTGTTTTTAGCTTTGGCTAAGCCAAGTGCACTCACTTGGCGTTCGGTGTTCTCAGTTTATGGCCTGTTGCTCCTTTATGCAGCATGCATCGGGTTTGGGGTCAATCCACAGATGGGGTCGAATTACCTCTACTTGTCGCAGCGGCCTTCAACCGTTTCGTCGCTGGATTTTTTCGGGGAAGGCATCTGGTATTATGTCAATCTATGTTTGGCGGCCCTTGCCTTGTTTGCAGTTCAGTACGGGATATTCCGGGCGCTTTTCAAGAAAGTGCCGAATGAAAAAAGTTGAATCAGCTGTCTAGACGGGAAAGCTTCCGTGCTTGGCAGCTTTTTTGGGTTCAATAGAGGACTATTTACGTATCTAGCGAATAGAAAGGACATAGCGAAAGGGGTGGCGGGGATGGATTGGGTAGTCGCACTGAGCTGGACATTGAACGCATTGATCTTATTGAACCTTGTGCTTGCGTTTGTGATCATCTTCAATGAACGAAGGGATGCGGGGGCCACTTGGGCATGGCTATTGATTTTGTTCTTTTTGCCCATCATTGGATTTATCGTTTACTTGTTTTTCGGCAGGCATTTGACCAATAAGAACTTCTACAATTTAAGCGAAGATGAACAATCCTATTACTCCCGGCAAGTCGATGCTCAAGTCCGACGGATTCGTGATGGGGAAGAGGAGTATGATGAAGAACTCTTGAACAAATACGAACAATTGCTTGTCATGAATTTGCAATCCTCCAAGTCGCTTGTCAGCTTTTATAATGACACGCGAATCTTTTCTGAAGGAAACCAAAAATTTGATACGATGATCGAAGATATCGGCAATGCGCAGGAGGAAGTCAATGTGCAATACTACATCATCCAACGGGATGCGCTCGGCCGAAGATTATTTGATGCTTTGCTTGAGCGGGCCAAAGCAGGGGTCAAGGTTCGGCTTCTGTATGATGCAGTGGGGTCGAAAAGTTTGAGGCAGTCGGACTTCAATGAATTGATCGAGCACGGGGGCGAAGTGGAGATTTTCTTTCCGTCCAAATTGGGCTTCATCAATTTTCGCATCAACAACCGCAATCACCGGAAAGTGTGCATCATAGACGGGAAAATCGGCTATATCGGCGGTTTCAATGTCGGGACGGAATATTTAGGAGAAGTGAAGAAATTCGGCTATTGGCGCGATGTCCACCTTCGGATTGAAGGGGATGTCGTCCATCACCTGCAGGACCGTTTTGTACTGGATTGGAACTACGCCAATCAATATCAAAATCGGGAAGATATTTTCTGCTTTCCTGTTCACCACGTGAAGACTTTCGCGCCCATGCAAATTGTCACGAGCGGCCCGAACTCCGAGACGGAGCACCTGAAAAATATGCTGATTAAAATGATTTCTTCGGCAAGACGTGAAATCTTCATCCAGACGCCGTATTTCATACCGGATAAAAGCTTCATGGATGCATGCAAAATGGCCTTGCTGAGCGGTGTCAAAATGAATATCATGATACCCGGGAAACCAGACCATCCCTTCGTCATGTGGGGATCTTGGTCGTTTCTCGGTGAACTGCTCGAGTATGGGGCGGATGTCTATCTATATGACCGAGGCTTTCTCCATGCCAAAACCTTGACCGTAGATGGGGAGATCTCAACTGTCGGGACCACCAACTTGGACGCCCGCAGTTTCCGGTTGAATTTCGAAATCAATACACTCGTGTTCAATCGCCGGATTGCGCTGGAACTGGAGTCCTTGTTCGAGTCGGATACAGCCGATTGCCGCAAGTTGACGAAAGAACTTTACGCACAGCGTGACTGGACCATCAAGCTGCGCGAAGGTTTTGCCCGCCTATTGAGCCCGATCTTATAAGTTATGATAGCTAGATATTAAATAGCATACAAAAAGCTGGAACTATTTTAGGTTCCAGCTTTTTTATTTACCTAAAATTTTTCAGGACCTATAAGCGCTTCTGTGACATGGCTTCCCGCATATGGCGGAGTGCCGTCTTGCCTTCGTCTCCGCAGGCGATCATGACGTTCGTGTAGAGCGCATCGATCAAGCTGAGCTGCGCGATGCGGGAAGCGAGGGCTTCCGAACGGAAATCCGTTTCTTCCGACAACGTGTACAGGACAATATCCGCTTCTTTGGATAAAGGGGATTTCGCGAAATTGGTCACACAGACGATTGTCACTTCTTTTTCCTTCAAAACGTGAAGCACTTCGAGGACGTCGCGCGTGCTGCCGGAGTGGGAGATGACGATGGCCACGTCGCCTTTAGTGAGCTGAGATGCAGACATGAGCTGCAGGTGGGCGTCCATGTTCATCGCCACATGCAGGCCGAGCCGGACGAATTTATGATAGCCGTCCATGGCAATCATGGCAGATCCGCCGTTTCCGAAAAACTCGATCTTACGTGCGGACAACACTGCGGCGACTGCTTGTTTCAAGGC
Proteins encoded:
- a CDS encoding ABC transporter ATP-binding protein, with the translated sequence MAELAIEQLTKIFDGTEVLKELSLNIAEDEFVAVLGPSGSGKSTLFHLIGGLYEPDAGAILLDGENINGQKGSVSYMPQSPSLLPWRTVLDNVLLGAEIAGHKDRQAAIQMMGKAGLSGYEQSYPHQLSGGMKQRAAFIRSLLSPQPLILLDEPFSALDEFTRSEMQKWLLDIWQHDKRSILFVTHNIDEALFLADRILVLSEKPAQVVTEFKVEFERPRAEALTLSEEFLQYKKDIYKVLKKRTMEETMGS
- a CDS encoding TIGR02206 family membrane protein is translated as MDTWFGPRSDYPFELFSVSHLAVLGIAFLGFLCLVLLKDNLSTKDALFQQLRWLLFAALLISEVSYQYWAISHDYWSFNRYMPLHLCGVASITAMLGLVTLHPFWIRVSFFIGIVPAALALVTPDMPYDYQHYRFWKFFVHHTAIAWACLFLALAKPSALTWRSVFSVYGLLLLYAACIGFGVNPQMGSNYLYLSQRPSTVSSLDFFGEGIWYYVNLCLAALALFAVQYGIFRALFKKVPNEKS
- the cls gene encoding cardiolipin synthase, which encodes MDWVVALSWTLNALILLNLVLAFVIIFNERRDAGATWAWLLILFFLPIIGFIVYLFFGRHLTNKNFYNLSEDEQSYYSRQVDAQVRRIRDGEEEYDEELLNKYEQLLVMNLQSSKSLVSFYNDTRIFSEGNQKFDTMIEDIGNAQEEVNVQYYIIQRDALGRRLFDALLERAKAGVKVRLLYDAVGSKSLRQSDFNELIEHGGEVEIFFPSKLGFINFRINNRNHRKVCIIDGKIGYIGGFNVGTEYLGEVKKFGYWRDVHLRIEGDVVHHLQDRFVLDWNYANQYQNREDIFCFPVHHVKTFAPMQIVTSGPNSETEHLKNMLIKMISSARREIFIQTPYFIPDKSFMDACKMALLSGVKMNIMIPGKPDHPFVMWGSWSFLGELLEYGADVYLYDRGFLHAKTLTVDGEISTVGTTNLDARSFRLNFEINTLVFNRRIALELESLFESDTADCRKLTKELYAQRDWTIKLREGFARLLSPIL
- a CDS encoding MurR/RpiR family transcriptional regulator, whose translation is MKQQQFALAAIRGNYRNFSEKEKKIADYILNDPRNIIHLTINQIAEELGLAESTVFRFCQRLGFKGFQSFKIALAAEVVAPLKDIHEQIEEGDEVKTVAEKVFRSNIKTLEDTLQIIDEEALKQAVAAVLSARKIEFFGNGGSAMIAMDGYHKFVRLGLHVAMNMDAHLQLMSASQLTKGDVAIVISHSGSTRDVLEVLHVLKEKEVTIVCVTNFAKSPLSKEADIVLYTLSEETDFRSEALASRIAQLSLIDALYTNVMIACGDEGKTALRHMREAMSQKRL